In a genomic window of Occallatibacter riparius:
- a CDS encoding glycoside hydrolase family 5 protein has protein sequence MRFIRLASLLLLVACPIFAQDRAAGLQTAFARAQHLRHGINASEWFAQHAYDYSATFTNRYTDDGDIALMAKLGFDNVRLSIDPVPLEREPHDAEGFNADFAGRLDHAVDTMLANGLAVQIDIHPESDYKRQVRESGEGVDRFVMLWRRLAAHYASRNPDLVFFEIMNEPEVSDPYRWAGIQARAAAAIREVAPKNTIIATGPNWSGIDDLLTQHPLPDGNVIYTFHFYQPEDFTHQGASWGTDWHIYTHDITYPSTESEMAEGLKQVPDLHQRYNFEHYWLDHWDAHRIKLLMDSAAAWGKVNGVPITCNEFGVYRRVTPEASRMRWINDVRTALETGGIGWTMWDYRGGFGVVWKEDGQPARVDQKVVEALGLKGK, from the coding sequence ATGCGCTTCATCCGCCTTGCTTCTCTTCTGCTCCTTGTTGCCTGTCCCATCTTTGCGCAGGATCGCGCCGCCGGCCTGCAGACGGCCTTTGCCCGCGCGCAGCATCTGCGCCACGGCATCAATGCCTCGGAGTGGTTCGCGCAGCACGCCTACGACTACTCCGCCACATTCACCAATCGCTACACCGATGACGGCGACATTGCCCTGATGGCGAAGCTCGGCTTCGACAACGTGCGCCTCAGCATCGATCCTGTTCCGCTCGAGCGCGAGCCGCACGACGCTGAAGGCTTCAATGCCGACTTCGCCGGCCGCCTCGATCACGCGGTGGACACCATGCTCGCCAACGGTCTCGCCGTGCAGATCGACATCCATCCCGAGTCCGACTACAAGCGGCAGGTGCGCGAGAGCGGTGAAGGCGTCGATCGCTTCGTGATGCTGTGGCGCCGCCTGGCCGCGCACTACGCCAGTCGCAATCCCGACCTCGTCTTCTTCGAGATCATGAACGAGCCTGAAGTCAGCGACCCCTATCGCTGGGCCGGCATCCAGGCGCGCGCCGCCGCTGCTATCCGCGAAGTTGCTCCGAAGAACACCATCATCGCCACAGGCCCGAACTGGTCCGGCATCGACGATCTGCTCACGCAGCATCCGCTCCCCGATGGCAACGTGATCTACACATTTCACTTCTACCAGCCCGAGGACTTCACCCATCAGGGCGCCAGCTGGGGCACCGACTGGCACATCTATACCCACGACATCACCTATCCCTCAACCGAATCCGAAATGGCCGAGGGGCTCAAGCAGGTGCCCGACCTGCACCAACGTTACAACTTCGAGCACTACTGGCTCGACCACTGGGATGCGCATCGCATCAAGCTCCTGATGGATTCCGCCGCGGCCTGGGGCAAGGTCAACGGCGTGCCCATCACCTGCAATGAGTTCGGCGTCTATCGCCGCGTCACGCCCGAGGCATCGCGCATGCGCTGGATCAACGACGTTCGCACAGCGCTCGAAACCGGCGGCATCGGCTGGACCATGTGGGACTATCGTGGCGGTTTCGGCGTAGTGTGGAAAGAAGACGGCCAACCCGCTCGTGTCGACCAGAAGGTCGTCGAAGCCCTCGGCCTGAAAGGGAAGTAG
- a CDS encoding DUF2007 domain-containing protein, producing MEEPDPKLEIVTIFESDDLVAFSLAKSLLDDAGVEYFASEDAPAGFGFSPILNPIRRIQIPAYRKEQALQLMEELSDAEDSPGSS from the coding sequence ATGGAAGAGCCGGATCCGAAGCTGGAAATCGTCACAATCTTCGAGAGCGATGACCTCGTCGCCTTCAGCCTTGCCAAGTCGCTGCTCGACGATGCCGGCGTCGAATACTTCGCAAGCGAAGACGCCCCCGCCGGCTTCGGATTCAGCCCCATCCTGAACCCCATCCGCAGAATTCAGATCCCCGCGTATCGCAAGGAGCAGGCGCTCCAATTGATGGAGGAGTTATCCGACGCGGAGGACTCACCCGGCAGTAGTTGA
- a CDS encoding D-arabinono-1,4-lactone oxidase: MDKREFLKTTGAIVAGSVFSHLAPGQEPETPRENWAGNLNYSTDQLHVPASVEEVQQVVTKCAKLRALGTRHSFSTIADSTANQISLKKLDSIDIDEKAKTVTVGAGIAYGKLAPAIEAKGYALHNLASLPHISVAGAIATATHGSGLHNGNLATAVSALELVMADGQVHTLSRDKDEHFAAAVVGLGAPGIVTRVTLNLLPTFQVAQSVYQNLSFDHLKDHFADIFGAGYSVSLFTDWQNHRASQVWIKRKVGAGDANKWDPEFYGAKLAKEKLHPIDGHPAESCTEQGGVPGPWYERLPHFRMNFTPSSGRELQAEYFVPRNRGYEAIMAVEQLRDKITPHLFVTELRTIAADDLWMSMAYQRDSLAIHFTLKPETEAVNKLLPQIEAKLEPFGARPHWGKVFAVEPAKLQTRYPKLKDFKALLAQLDPKGKFRNEFIDANLYSTTAG; encoded by the coding sequence ATGGACAAGCGGGAGTTTCTGAAGACAACAGGAGCGATTGTGGCAGGCAGCGTGTTTTCGCATCTTGCCCCGGGGCAGGAGCCGGAGACGCCACGCGAGAACTGGGCCGGCAACCTGAACTACAGCACGGACCAGTTGCATGTGCCGGCGTCTGTCGAAGAGGTGCAGCAGGTGGTGACGAAGTGCGCCAAGCTGCGCGCGCTGGGGACGCGGCACTCCTTCTCGACGATTGCCGACAGCACCGCGAACCAGATTTCGCTGAAGAAGCTGGACTCGATCGACATTGACGAGAAAGCGAAGACGGTTACGGTCGGCGCTGGTATCGCATACGGCAAGCTTGCGCCGGCGATCGAGGCGAAGGGCTACGCGCTGCATAACCTCGCTTCCCTGCCCCACATTTCGGTGGCGGGTGCAATTGCCACTGCCACGCACGGATCGGGTCTGCACAACGGCAACCTGGCAACGGCGGTGTCCGCACTAGAGCTGGTGATGGCCGATGGGCAGGTGCATACGTTGTCGCGCGACAAGGATGAGCATTTTGCGGCGGCGGTGGTGGGGCTCGGCGCGCCCGGTATCGTCACGCGCGTCACGCTCAATCTGCTGCCGACATTTCAGGTGGCGCAGTCGGTCTATCAGAATCTCTCGTTCGATCACCTGAAGGATCACTTCGCCGATATCTTCGGCGCGGGATACAGCGTGAGCTTGTTCACGGACTGGCAAAACCATCGCGCTTCGCAGGTGTGGATCAAGCGCAAGGTTGGCGCGGGCGACGCGAACAAATGGGATCCGGAGTTCTATGGGGCCAAGCTGGCGAAGGAGAAGCTGCACCCGATCGATGGGCATCCGGCGGAGAGTTGCACGGAGCAGGGTGGCGTGCCGGGGCCATGGTACGAGCGGCTGCCGCACTTCCGCATGAACTTTACGCCTTCCAGCGGACGCGAGTTGCAGGCGGAATACTTTGTGCCGCGCAATCGCGGATATGAGGCGATCATGGCCGTGGAGCAGTTACGCGACAAGATCACGCCGCATCTCTTCGTGACTGAGCTGCGAACGATCGCGGCTGATGACCTGTGGATGAGCATGGCGTACCAGCGCGACTCGCTCGCGATTCATTTCACGCTGAAGCCGGAGACGGAGGCCGTGAACAAGCTTCTGCCGCAGATCGAGGCGAAGCTGGAGCCGTTTGGGGCTCGGCCGCACTGGGGCAAAGTTTTCGCCGTTGAGCCCGCGAAGCTTCAGACGCGATATCCCAAGCTGAAGGATTTCAAGGCGCTGCTGGCGCAGCTTGATCCTAAGGGAAAGTTCCGGAACGAGTTCATCGACGCGAATCTGTACTCAACTACTGCCGGGTGA
- the thiL gene encoding thiamine-phosphate kinase, with protein MAHGQRTQMRGAELDLLRQIRSRVSGGAGVALGIGDDCALLRPRAGQEIAVTTDLSIDGRHFRVGWYSPEAVGHRTLARGLSDLAAMGARPLAAFVSLGLPKDLVKSARTGKSWVSRFYDGLLALAEAHKTPVAGGDMAESPVALADIVLVGAVPRGRALLRSGARPGDGIYVTGALGGSAAGLAKLAELGGAARRVPARWAAMLQPHLYPQPRLAQGEWLRRRGIAAAAIDLSDGLSTDLAHICEESGVAAEVDAAAIPLGLGATLDQALHGGEDYELLFTARAGKRVPARVAGVAITRIGRVVRRQRNRPQVALIGDVATQPLEERGWQHFI; from the coding sequence ATGGCTCACGGGCAAAGGACGCAGATGCGGGGGGCGGAGCTCGACCTGCTGCGGCAGATCCGGTCGCGCGTGAGCGGCGGAGCAGGGGTGGCGCTGGGGATCGGCGACGACTGCGCGCTGCTGCGGCCGCGGGCGGGCCAGGAGATAGCCGTGACCACAGACCTGAGCATCGACGGCCGGCACTTCCGTGTGGGCTGGTATTCGCCGGAAGCTGTCGGGCACCGGACGCTGGCGCGTGGATTGAGCGATCTGGCGGCGATGGGCGCGCGGCCGCTGGCTGCATTTGTGTCTCTGGGGCTGCCGAAGGATCTGGTGAAATCGGCACGCACGGGCAAGTCCTGGGTATCGCGTTTCTACGATGGGCTGCTTGCGCTTGCGGAGGCACATAAGACTCCAGTGGCCGGCGGCGACATGGCGGAGTCACCAGTGGCGCTGGCCGATATCGTGCTGGTAGGTGCGGTGCCGCGTGGGCGGGCCTTGTTGCGGTCGGGAGCCAGGCCAGGAGACGGAATTTATGTAACAGGCGCGCTGGGCGGCTCGGCCGCGGGGCTGGCGAAGCTGGCTGAGTTGGGCGGCGCGGCGCGGCGGGTTCCGGCACGATGGGCGGCAATGTTGCAGCCGCATCTCTATCCGCAGCCGCGGTTGGCGCAGGGCGAGTGGCTGCGGCGGCGCGGGATTGCGGCGGCTGCGATTGACCTCAGCGATGGGCTGTCGACGGATCTGGCGCACATTTGCGAGGAGTCCGGGGTGGCTGCTGAAGTGGATGCGGCTGCGATTCCGCTGGGCTTGGGCGCAACGCTCGATCAGGCGCTGCATGGCGGCGAGGACTATGAGCTGTTGTTCACGGCGCGCGCGGGCAAGCGCGTCCCGGCGAGGGTTGCGGGGGTTGCGATTACGCGGATCGGGCGGGTGGTGCGGCGGCAGCGGAATCGGCCGCAGGTTGCGTTGATTGGCGATGTTGCGACGCAGCCGCTGGAAGAGCGCGGCTGGCAGCATTTCATCTAG
- a CDS encoding dihydroorotase codes for MSALVIRNGHLIDPAAGVDAPKDILLKDGKVADIAGPGKLKGVNGAETLDATGLVVAPGLIDIHVHLREPGQGHKETIATGTAAAAAGGFTAVAAMPNTMPVNDSVDITRWMQSPDRGASVRVFPIAAATRGSKGETINDFAALKSAGAVAVTDDGHPILKDSAMRDTLAAAARVGLSVIQHAEDTRLTQGASMNAGPVAFKLGLRGMPAEAESGLVERDIRLVTELRDARPHLHVAHTSTAGAIAAVRQARRNGLRVTCEVAPHHFLLIDEHVGQYNTNFKMNPPLRSAADRDAMIEAILDGVVDAIATDHAPHATHEKEVEFERAPNGITGLETALGLCLRYLHREWKMPLGRVLSLLSAQPAAVLGLKGRGTLAVGSAADAVIFDSKAEWTYRAADTKSKSRNTPFDGWTMQGRVHWTVCEGRVAYALK; via the coding sequence ATGAGCGCGCTGGTGATTCGCAATGGGCATCTGATCGATCCGGCGGCGGGAGTGGATGCGCCGAAGGACATTCTGCTCAAGGACGGCAAAGTCGCCGATATCGCCGGGCCCGGCAAGCTGAAGGGCGTGAACGGAGCCGAGACGCTGGATGCCACCGGGCTGGTGGTGGCGCCGGGGTTGATCGATATTCACGTGCATCTGCGCGAGCCGGGACAGGGGCACAAGGAGACGATTGCCACCGGGACAGCTGCGGCAGCGGCGGGTGGATTCACGGCAGTGGCGGCAATGCCGAACACCATGCCGGTAAATGATTCGGTGGACATTACGCGTTGGATGCAGTCGCCGGATCGCGGCGCGAGCGTGCGCGTGTTCCCGATTGCGGCGGCGACGCGCGGTTCCAAGGGCGAGACGATTAACGATTTTGCAGCGCTCAAGTCCGCCGGCGCGGTGGCGGTGACCGATGACGGCCACCCGATTCTGAAGGACAGCGCGATGCGCGATACACTGGCCGCCGCCGCGCGCGTGGGACTGAGCGTGATTCAGCACGCCGAAGATACGCGGCTGACGCAGGGCGCGAGCATGAATGCGGGCCCGGTGGCGTTCAAACTGGGGTTGCGCGGCATGCCAGCGGAGGCTGAGTCAGGGCTGGTGGAGCGTGATATCCGGCTGGTGACGGAGCTGCGCGATGCGCGGCCGCATCTGCACGTGGCCCACACATCGACGGCAGGAGCGATTGCGGCGGTGCGGCAGGCGCGGCGCAATGGGCTGCGGGTGACCTGCGAGGTGGCTCCGCATCACTTTCTGCTGATCGATGAGCACGTGGGGCAATACAACACGAACTTCAAGATGAATCCGCCGCTGCGCTCGGCTGCTGATCGCGATGCCATGATCGAGGCGATTCTGGACGGCGTAGTGGATGCGATTGCCACCGATCATGCGCCGCACGCGACGCACGAGAAGGAAGTGGAGTTTGAACGCGCGCCGAATGGTATTACTGGCCTAGAGACGGCGCTGGGGCTCTGCCTGCGCTATCTGCACCGGGAATGGAAGATGCCGCTGGGACGCGTGCTGAGCCTGCTGAGCGCGCAGCCTGCGGCGGTCCTGGGGCTGAAGGGTCGCGGAACGCTGGCTGTGGGAAGCGCCGCGGACGCCGTGATCTTCGACTCGAAGGCGGAGTGGACCTATCGCGCGGCGGACACTAAGTCGAAGTCGCGCAACACGCCGTTTGACGGCTGGACAATGCAGGGCCGGGTGCACTGGACAGTGTGCGAAGGACGGGTGGCGTACGCGCTGAAGTAG
- a CDS encoding DUF4870 domain-containing protein, translating to MPDPIQTPQAPQAQQAGLSENAACALAYVTFIPAIIFLATAPYNQNPKIKFHSWQSICLFIAAIVVRVAVGFLYPIFGWAITSMLSLVVSLGLFAVWLLVVINAVNGKAFKIPVIAAFAEKQAGTTI from the coding sequence ATGCCCGACCCTATTCAGACCCCACAGGCACCGCAAGCCCAACAAGCAGGACTGAGCGAAAACGCAGCCTGCGCGCTTGCTTACGTGACGTTCATCCCGGCGATTATCTTTCTCGCCACTGCGCCCTACAACCAGAACCCCAAGATAAAGTTTCACTCGTGGCAATCGATCTGCCTGTTCATTGCAGCGATCGTGGTGCGCGTGGCCGTAGGCTTTCTGTATCCGATCTTCGGCTGGGCCATAACGAGCATGCTATCCCTGGTGGTAAGCTTGGGCCTGTTTGCGGTCTGGCTACTGGTTGTGATTAACGCGGTCAACGGCAAGGCGTTCAAGATTCCGGTGATTGCTGCGTTTGCGGAAAAACAAGCCGGCACGACGATCTAA
- a CDS encoding ribonuclease R family protein, translating into MNDRELIAHIARSAGAKAGYKQLVRELGLAGGRDRRLLREQLARITARGELTQLVRDMWSIPKSPSSSSSSGTRDNLIAGRLDLHRDGYGFVRPNARQSVGQQDDVFIPPDEINGAMQGDQVLVELAPPRADGRRLGRIARVLERRNATIVGTFHYAKGRTQGNYVVPFDERMSQSILIPLGAEIPPQSDATPHRIIGDDARKAAHEHDNLEDLIVDVEITAWPTPTKPPIGRVLEVLGHPDDFGVDVEMMIRKHQLPRVFPANVLAEAKRVAHLDRAEVDRRRDFRGLPIVTIDGETARDFDDAVLVEERPNGGYQLQVHIADVAEYVRPGTDLDLEARLRGTSVYFPDRAIPMLPQELSSDICSLRPEETRLVLSCLTQLDAQGNIESYEICEGVIASAARMTYTKVHMILEGDEETRAQYPELTSDFELMQKLAVLMNQRREERGSIDFDLPEPVIQFDENGQMRGVTRAERTWANRLIEEFMLAANECVATWLEDLGVPSLYRIHEKPDPRRVVQFEELATAFGYTLGLGTLPVKRITTRGDRRDSQRSGRKAQTHEVPEDIAVTPKMYQRLAKRIEGKPEERILSYLMLRSLQQARYSENNEGHFALAAPTYTHFTSPIRRYPDLIVHRISKALLRAGIKGRGEIAKGRLDSPWIHPHEGFAGIKLDRRVPQVSAPRSGSGSAHPIEAPIPEAELAQIAEETSQTERRAAEAERELVEWKKVRFMQDRVGEEFEALVLNPTKYGMFVELTDLFVEGLVPIDTLRDDRYTFRENTHEIVGDRFGRKFRAGDRVHVILDRILAQERRLQFSIAEEGIPLTGKRKPKPPKKAKKQRRDEPRSNPSKVRNRFGRGKRR; encoded by the coding sequence ATGAACGATCGGGAACTCATCGCGCACATCGCCCGCTCCGCCGGAGCGAAGGCCGGCTACAAGCAACTCGTACGCGAGTTGGGCCTGGCCGGTGGACGCGACCGCCGCTTACTGCGCGAACAACTCGCCCGCATCACTGCTCGCGGCGAACTCACCCAGCTCGTCCGCGACATGTGGAGCATCCCGAAGTCCCCCTCCTCCTCCTCCTCCTCCGGCACACGCGACAACCTCATTGCCGGCCGCCTCGATCTGCACCGCGACGGCTACGGCTTCGTGCGCCCCAACGCCCGCCAATCCGTCGGCCAGCAAGATGACGTCTTCATCCCGCCCGACGAAATCAACGGCGCCATGCAGGGTGATCAGGTCCTCGTGGAACTTGCTCCGCCGCGTGCCGATGGCCGCCGCCTCGGCCGCATCGCTCGCGTCCTCGAGCGCCGCAACGCCACCATCGTCGGCACCTTCCACTACGCGAAAGGCCGGACCCAGGGCAACTATGTAGTTCCGTTCGACGAGCGCATGTCGCAGTCGATCCTCATTCCCCTTGGCGCGGAGATCCCGCCCCAATCCGACGCCACGCCGCACCGCATCATCGGCGACGACGCCCGCAAAGCTGCGCACGAGCACGACAATCTCGAAGACCTCATCGTCGACGTCGAGATCACCGCCTGGCCCACGCCTACCAAGCCTCCCATCGGCCGTGTCCTTGAAGTCCTCGGCCACCCCGACGACTTCGGCGTCGACGTGGAGATGATGATCCGCAAGCACCAGCTTCCGCGCGTGTTTCCCGCCAATGTACTTGCTGAGGCCAAGCGGGTCGCGCATCTCGACCGTGCCGAAGTTGATCGCCGCCGCGATTTCCGCGGTCTGCCCATCGTCACCATCGACGGCGAAACCGCGCGCGACTTCGATGATGCCGTTCTCGTCGAAGAGCGCCCCAACGGCGGCTATCAATTACAAGTCCACATCGCCGACGTCGCCGAGTACGTGCGTCCTGGCACCGATCTCGATCTCGAAGCGCGCCTGCGCGGCACCAGCGTCTACTTTCCTGATCGCGCCATTCCGATGTTGCCGCAAGAACTCTCCAGCGATATCTGCTCGCTCCGCCCCGAGGAAACACGCCTCGTCCTCTCCTGCCTCACGCAACTCGACGCGCAGGGCAACATCGAGAGCTACGAGATTTGCGAAGGAGTCATCGCCTCCGCCGCGCGCATGACTTACACCAAGGTGCACATGATCCTCGAAGGCGACGAGGAGACGCGCGCGCAATATCCCGAGCTCACCTCCGACTTCGAGCTGATGCAGAAGCTCGCCGTGCTCATGAATCAACGCCGTGAAGAGCGCGGCTCCATTGATTTCGATCTGCCCGAGCCCGTCATTCAATTCGACGAGAACGGCCAGATGCGCGGCGTCACGCGCGCCGAGCGCACCTGGGCCAACCGCCTCATAGAGGAATTCATGCTCGCCGCCAACGAGTGTGTCGCCACCTGGCTTGAAGACCTTGGCGTCCCATCGCTCTATCGCATCCACGAGAAGCCCGACCCGCGCCGCGTCGTGCAGTTCGAAGAGCTCGCCACCGCCTTCGGATACACGCTCGGCCTCGGCACGCTGCCGGTCAAGCGCATCACCACGCGCGGTGACCGGCGCGACTCCCAGCGCAGTGGCCGCAAAGCGCAAACGCATGAAGTGCCTGAAGACATCGCCGTCACGCCCAAGATGTATCAGCGCCTCGCCAAGCGCATCGAAGGCAAGCCCGAGGAGCGCATCCTCAGCTATCTCATGCTGCGCTCGCTCCAGCAGGCGCGCTACTCAGAGAACAACGAGGGCCACTTCGCCCTCGCCGCGCCAACTTACACACACTTCACCTCGCCCATCCGCCGCTATCCCGATCTCATCGTGCACCGCATCTCGAAAGCCCTGCTCCGCGCCGGCATCAAAGGTCGCGGCGAAATCGCCAAAGGCCGGCTCGATTCCCCGTGGATCCATCCGCATGAAGGCTTCGCCGGAATCAAGCTGGACAGGCGCGTGCCGCAGGTCTCCGCTCCGAGATCCGGAAGCGGAAGCGCGCACCCCATCGAAGCTCCGATACCCGAAGCCGAGCTAGCCCAGATCGCCGAAGAAACCAGCCAGACCGAACGCCGCGCCGCCGAAGCGGAACGCGAGCTCGTCGAATGGAAGAAGGTCCGCTTCATGCAGGATCGCGTCGGCGAAGAGTTCGAAGCCCTCGTCCTCAATCCCACGAAGTACGGCATGTTCGTCGAGCTAACCGATCTGTTCGTCGAGGGCCTGGTCCCCATCGACACGCTGCGCGACGACCGCTACACCTTCCGTGAGAACACGCATGAAATCGTGGGGGATCGCTTCGGCCGCAAGTTCCGCGCCGGCGATCGCGTGCACGTGATCCTTGATCGTATCCTCGCGCAGGAGCGCCGACTTCAATTCTCCATCGCGGAAGAGGGCATTCCGCTCACAGGCAAGCGCAAGCCCAAGCCGCCGAAGAAAGCAAAGAAGCAGCGCCGCGACGAGCCACGCTCGAACCCTTCAAAGGTGCGCAACCGCTTCGGCCGCGGCAAGCGCCGCTGA
- a CDS encoding nuclear transport factor 2 family protein, which yields MKVLREVCVLGSLLFVALSIATAQSAPATDQQSATQIRQLIDTYTQAVDAADPNLAAKVFLTTPDVSFINPVGHERGWNQIADECVCASWARPSRSAR from the coding sequence ATGAAGGTTTTGCGAGAAGTCTGCGTCCTGGGCTCATTGTTGTTCGTGGCCTTGTCAATTGCCACGGCGCAGAGCGCCCCTGCCACCGACCAGCAGTCCGCTACACAGATCCGCCAACTCATCGATACCTACACGCAGGCCGTCGATGCAGCCGATCCCAATCTCGCAGCGAAAGTCTTTCTCACCACGCCCGACGTATCCTTCATCAATCCCGTGGGCCACGAGCGCGGCTGGAATCAGATTGCCGATGAATGTGTGTGCGCCTCATGGGCCAGACCTTCTCGAAGCGCTCGCTGA
- a CDS encoding YybH family protein, which translates to MGQTFSKRSLKASAEPVIHVYGDAAVAEFDWDFHATLRKDGSPVHTTGRESQFYVKFPDKGWRLVHVHYSGPAVPPPSNGQF; encoded by the coding sequence ATGGGCCAGACCTTCTCGAAGCGCTCGCTGAAAGCCTCCGCCGAACCGGTGATCCATGTTTATGGCGATGCCGCGGTTGCCGAGTTCGACTGGGACTTCCACGCCACCCTGCGCAAGGACGGCTCGCCCGTACACACCACCGGCCGCGAGAGTCAGTTCTATGTCAAGTTCCCTGACAAGGGCTGGCGCCTGGTCCACGTGCACTACTCCGGCCCCGCCGTGCCCCCACCCTCGAACGGCCAGTTCTAG
- a CDS encoding M23 family metallopeptidase, whose amino-acid sequence MLRKRYYILFVARDEEGRVGKIPLPLHYAYGFVAAALIGAFTIVGLAGSYTRMLLKTESFNQVRQEREELRKNYQQMAKTVHDRDVQVASLGALASEVTALYGMRQNRLVATHSVTGKSAVASTSPVNAALNDDMSSQNVKATIDTFVALRNQAMSGRVSRALESGLSSSFAGDWNQLADAPSLWPIEGFVASSFGSRQDPINGEGAFHPGIDIDAPKGTPVRAAGDGEVTGASMGAGYGKEVTINHGHDVVTLYGHLSAISVVPGERVTRGQVIGYVGQTGRATGPHLHYEVRVHAVPVNPHKYLRTSFQQIAGELGKATTTPGS is encoded by the coding sequence ATGCTACGCAAACGCTATTACATTCTGTTCGTAGCCAGGGATGAAGAAGGACGGGTGGGCAAAATCCCGTTGCCCCTGCATTACGCCTACGGATTCGTCGCAGCAGCCCTGATCGGCGCCTTCACTATCGTGGGGCTTGCCGGTTCTTACACCCGCATGCTGCTCAAGACTGAGAGCTTCAACCAGGTCCGGCAGGAACGCGAAGAGCTGCGCAAGAACTATCAGCAGATGGCGAAGACCGTGCACGATCGCGACGTGCAGGTTGCGAGCCTTGGTGCCTTGGCCAGCGAAGTGACTGCTCTCTACGGAATGCGCCAGAATCGCCTGGTTGCTACGCATTCAGTGACGGGCAAGTCCGCAGTCGCAAGCACATCCCCTGTAAATGCCGCGCTGAATGACGACATGAGCTCACAGAACGTCAAGGCCACCATCGACACCTTCGTTGCCCTGCGCAACCAGGCCATGTCTGGCCGCGTCTCGCGCGCCCTGGAGAGCGGCCTCTCCTCTTCGTTTGCAGGCGACTGGAACCAGCTCGCTGACGCCCCCTCCCTCTGGCCAATTGAAGGCTTTGTAGCTTCGAGCTTCGGCTCCCGCCAGGATCCCATCAACGGAGAAGGCGCCTTCCATCCCGGCATCGATATCGATGCTCCTAAGGGCACGCCCGTCCGCGCTGCCGGTGACGGTGAAGTGACCGGAGCCAGCATGGGCGCGGGCTACGGCAAGGAAGTGACCATCAATCACGGCCACGATGTCGTGACCCTCTACGGCCATCTCTCTGCGATCTCAGTTGTTCCGGGCGAGCGCGTCACCCGCGGACAGGTTATCGGCTACGTCGGCCAGACCGGCCGCGCCACCGGCCCGCACCTTCACTACGAAGTGCGCGTGCACGCGGTGCCCGTCAATCCTCACAAATACCTGCGCACCAGCTTCCAGCAGATTGCCGGCGAACTCGGCAAAGCCACGACCACGCCCGGCAGCTAA